The region CCGGCCGCCTCCGCGGCGGCGGCCAGCGCGCGGAGCTGGTCGTCGAGCACCTCCGGGTGGGCCCGGGCCGTGCGCAGCCCGCGCACGCCCAGGGCCGGGTTCTCCTCCGGGCCGAGCGGGAGGAAGGGCAGCGGCTTGTCCGAACCGGCGTCCAGGGTGCGCACGACGACCCGGCGTTCCCCGAACGCCCGCAGCACCGCCGCGTAGGTCGCGGCCTGCTCGGCCTCGGTGGGCCGGTCCGCCCGCTTCGGGAACAGGAACTCGGTGCGGAAGAGCCCGACACCCTCGGTCGGGGTCATCGCGGCGAGCTCGGCGTCCGCCACGGTGCCGATGTTGCTCAGCAGCGCGACGGGGGTTCCGTCGGCGGTGTGTCCCGGCCCGGCGGCGGCCTCGGGCGCGGAGGTGGCCGGGACGGCCGCGGCCCCGGCGGGCGGGGCGAGCTGCACGGTGCCCGTCGTGCCGTCGAGCAGCACGAGGGTGCCTTCGGGGATCTGCGCGGACGCCGGGCAGCCGACGACCGCGGGGATGCCGAGCGCCCGGGCCAGGATCGCGGTGTGGCTGGTCGGCCCGCCCTCCTCGGTGAGCAGGCCGACGACGTCGCCGCCCGGGAGGGACGCAGTGTCCGCCGGGGAGAGGTCTCGGGCCGCCATGACGACCGGGTACCCCGGCGCCGGGATCCCGGGCATGGTGAGCCCGGTGAGCTGCGCGACCGTCCGGGCGCCGATGTCCCGCAGGTCCGCGACCCGTTCGGCGAGGTAGCCGCCGACCGCCTCGAGCCGCCCGCAGAACTCCTCGACGGCCAGCGTCACGGCGTGCCCGGTGGGCGCGCCGGCCGCCAGGTGCCGCTCGGCCGCGTCCGCCAGGGCCGGGTCGAGGGCCATCGCCGCGGTGGTGGTCAGGACGTCCGCGGAGACCCCCTCGGCGTTCCGGGCGCGGCGCTCGAGGTCCGCGGCCACCGCGGTGAGGGCCTCACGGACGCGACGGGCCTCGGCCGCCGGATCGACCCCCGCCGGGTCGTCCGGGGAGGTCACGACGGGCGGGCCGAGCCGGACGAGCGGGGCGCGGACCGCGCCGGGGCTGACCCCGCGACCGGCCACGACGCGGGCGGCGACCGCGGTGATCGGGGCCGCCATCAGGCGTCGAGGTCGGTCGCCAGCAGGGCGGCGAGCGAGTCGAGCGCGCCGTCGGCACCCTCCCCCTCCGCCGCCAGGGTGACCTCCTGGCCGCACTCGACGCCCAGGGTCATCACCCCGAGGACGCTGGCCGCGTTCACCGGGTCCTTGCCCGCGACGGCGAGGGTGACCTGGACGGACGCCGCCGCGGCGGCCCTGGTGAACACGGCGGCCGGGCGGGCGTGCAGCCCGACCCGGGACGCGACGGTGACGGTGCGCGAGGGCACGGTGGTTCTCCTCGGGGGTGGGGGTCAGGCCTGAGCGCCGGGCTCGGCGGGCCTCGGGCCGGTGGTCTCGACGACGGTGGTCTCGGCGACGGCGGTGGCCGCGTTCTCGGCCGTCTCCTCGGTCTCCTCCTCGCGCCCCGGCGTGCGCAGGTTCCAGCGCCGGATGACGAAGCGGAACAGGAGGTAGTAGACGACTGCGTAGGCCAGGCCGATCGGGATGAGCCAGAGCGGCTTCGTCGCCTGGCCGAAGTTGACGAGGTAGTCGAGCGCGCCGGCGGAGAACGTGAAGCCGTCGTGGATGCCGAGCGCGTTGACCAGGGCCAGCGAGGTGCCGGTCAGGATCGCGTGGATCAGGTAGAGCGGCCACGCGACGTAGACGAAGGAGTACTCGAGCGGTTCGGTGATGCCCGTCAGGAAGGACGTCAGGGCCACCGAGATCATGATCCCGCCGACGAGCTTGCGCTGCCCCGGGCGCGCCTCGTGCCAGATCGCCAGGGCGGCGGCGGGCAGCGCGAACATCATGATCGGGAAGAAGCCGGTCATGAACGTCCCGGCGGTCGGGTCACCGGCGAAGAAGCGGTTGAGGTCGCCGTGGGTGCCGTTGAAGTCGCCGAGGATGAACCAGACGACGGAGTTGAGGATGTGGTGCAGGCCGAGCGGGACCAGCAGCCGGTTCGCGACGCCGTAGACGCCACCGCCGACGACCGTGTTCGCGTTGACCGCGTTGCCCAGCGCGGTGAGCCCGGTGTTGAAGAGCGGGTAGATCAGGCTCAGCAGGACCGCGACGACCATCATCGTGACCGCGGTGAGGATCGGCACGAGCCGCCGGCCGTTGAAGAAGCCCAGGAAGGTCGGCAGTTTCGTGCGGTAGAAGCGCTGCCACAGGATCGCCGACAGCAACCCGGTGACGATGCCCCCGAGGACCCCGTAGTTGACGACCGCCTGCTCGCCCTTGGAGTCGAGTACCCCGTCGAGCACCAGCGGGCTCATCGCGGTGAACACCCCGTCGAGCACCACGTAGCCGACGACCGCGGCGAGCGCCGTCGAGCCGTCCGCCTTGCGGGCCCAGCCGATCGCGATGCCGAGCGCGAAGATCAGCGGGAGGTTGTCGAACAACGCGCCGCCCGCCGCGGACAGCACGGCGGCGACCTGCTTCAGCGAGCCCACCCCGCCGAGCAGGTCGTCCTGCCCGAGCCGCAGCAGCAGGCCGGCGGCGGGCAGCGCCGCGATGGGCAGCATCAGGCTGCGGCCGAGGCGCTGCAGCCCGGCGAGGCCGCTCCGCTTCTTCGGCGGCGCTGCGGGCACAGCGGTGGCGGGTGCGCTCATGGCAGGACTCTCCAGAGGGTGTGGGGAAAGGTTCCGGTAGTGCCTCGTCCGGCCCTCCCGAAGGGGAAGGACCGACTCTTGCCGCCGTGTGCGGTCACCGGTAGGGTCCGGTTATGACCACGTAGCTTGGTCTGTGCGAACGAGCCTGTCAACAACGGATTTCGGTGCAGTCGCACCGTCCGATCGGACCCGGACCGGCAATCGCCGCGACACATTCCTCGCGGCCTGGGGAGGACACATGGCCAAGGCGGACGACATCGTGGCGGGGCTCGGCGGCGCCGCGAACATCACCGAGCTGGAGGCCTGCATCACGCGGCTGCGCACCGAGGTCGAGGACCCGACCCTGGTCGACGAGGCCGCGCTGAAGCGGTGCGGCGCGCACGGCGTGCTCGTCGCCGGGCAGGTCGTCCAGGTCGTCGTCGGGCCGGAGGCGGATACCCTCGCGGACGACATCCGGGACATCCTGTGAGCCTCGAGGTGGTCTCCCCCGTCGCCGGCGAGGTCGTCGGCCTCGCCGCCGTCCCGGACCAGGTGTTCAGCGACGAGCTCGTGGGCGCCGGTACCGCCGTCGAACCGCCCGCGGCGGAGGGCCGGATCGAGGTCGTCGCCCCCGTGGCGGGCGCCCTCGTGAAGGTGCACCCGCACGCGTTCGTGGTGCTCGGCGCCGAGGGCGTCGGCGTGCTGGTCCACCTCGGCATCGACACGGTCGAGCTGTTGGGCGAGGGGTTCGAGCTGCTACGCGCCGAGGGGGACACGGTCGAGCGGGGCACCCCGGTGGTCGCGTTCGACCCGGCCGCGGTGCGCCGGCGCGGGTTGTCCGCCGTCTGCCCCGTCGTCGTCCTGGACACCGCGCCCGGTGCGGTGACGGGCACGGTCGGGGCGCAGGTGCGGCCGGGCGACCCGTTGTTCACCTACGGCTCGTGAGCGGGCCTGCCATCCGGTGCGAGCCGGTGATCGCGCCGGGCTCACCCGTCCTGTTCGACATGGACGGCACCCTGGTGCTGAGCGAGCACGTCCATCGCCGGGTGTGGGAGCGGTTCTTCGCGGACTGGCGGATGGACGTGGACGAGGCGACCTACGCCCGGACGTACCTGGGGCGCCGGGCCGGGGACGTCCTGACCCAGGTCGACGGCCCGTGGCGGGGGACGGACGTGCGCGGCGTCCTGGCCGGCCTGGCCGCGCACTCGCACGAGCTGGCGGGCGAGGTCGAGGCCGTCGGCGGCGCCCGGGACCTGGTCCGCGAGCTGCACCGGCGCGGGCACCGGATCGCCGTCGTCACGAGCGCGGGCCGCGAGTGGGCGCGCCGGGTCCTGGGTGACGTGCTCGGCCTGGCCGACGCCCTCGAGCTGGTGGTCACCGCGGAGGACGTGTCGGTCGGCAAACCGTCCCCGGAGGGCTACCTGACCGCCTGCCGGCTGCTCGCCGTGGATCCGGCCTGCTGCGCGGCGGTGGAGGACTCGCCGTCGGGCGTGCAGGCACTGGCGGCGGCGGGGGTCGGGACGATCATCGGGGTCACCACCTCGTCGCCCGCCGCGGCGCTGCGCGGCGCCGGGGCGGGGCTCACCGTCCCTGACCTGCGTCCCGAGGCGCTGCTGTACGGCTGACCCGGCCGTCCGGCGGAAGGAAGACCGGCGGGGGCCCTGCGGGAAAAGGGCGCCACCCGGGCGGGCGGCCCCGCTCCGTAGGCTCGCCGCCGTGCGTCTGGTGCTCGCCTCGGCCTCCCCCGCCCGCCTGTCCGTGCTCCGCGCCGCCGGGCTGGACCCCGCGGTGTCCGTCTCCGACGTCGACGAGGACGCGCTGCTCGCCGCCGTCCCGGACGCCACGGCCGCGGAGAAGGTCACCACCCTGGCCGGCGCGAAGGCCACCACCGTCGCCCGCCGGCTCGACGGTCCGGACGCGCTCGACTCGATCGTCATCGGGTGCGACTCGATGCTGCACATCGACGGCGAGCTCGTCGGCAAGCCGAAGGACGTCGACACGGCCCGCGACCGATGGCGGTCCATGGCCGGGCGGAGCGGCGAGCTCGTGACCGGGCACGCGGTGCTGCGGGTGGTCGACGGCGAGATCGACCGGGCCGCGGAGGGGCACGCCGTCACCGTCGTGCGGTTCGGGACACCCACCGACGCCGAGCTGGAGGCGTACCTCGGGACCGGGGAGCCCCTCGCCGTCGCGGGCGCGTTCACCCTGGACGGGCTGGGCGGCTGGTTCGTCGACGGGATCGACGGGGACCCGTCGAACGTCATCGGGATCAGCCTGCCCCTGGTCCGGCGGCTGCTCGCGGGCGTCGGCGTCAGCCCGGTGGATCTCTGGGACCACCCCTGACCCGACGGCGAACGTCGGGCCCGCGTACTACCCTCGCGGCCATGGCTGCACCGATCGACCAGGACCCGAAGTTCGCCGAGTACGCGCATCCCGAGCGCCTGGTGAGCACCTCCTGGCTCGCCGAGCACCTCGACGCACCCGATCTCGCCGTCGTGGAGTGCGACGAGGACGTCCTCCTCTACGACACGGGGCACATCCCGGGCGCGGTGAAGCTGGACTGGCACACCGAGCTCAACGACACGGTCACCCGGGACTACGTGGACCCCGAGAAGTTCGCGCTGCTCTGCGGGGAGCGGGGCATCGCCCGGGAGACCACCGTCGTCTTCTACGGGGACAAGAACAACTGGTGGGCCACCTACGCGCTGTGGGTGTTCCGGCTGTTCGGCCACCCGGACGTCCGGATCCTGGACGGCGGCCGCGCCAAGTGGATCGCCGAGGGCCGCGAGCTCACCACCGAGCCGCCGAAGCCGACACCCGTCGAGTACCCGATCGTCGAGCGGGACGACATCGCGATCCGGGCGTTCAAGGAGGACGTGATCGACCACCTCGAGCAGCTGAGGTCGGGGGCCGGGGCGCTGGTCGACGTCCGCTCGCCCGGTGAGTACTCGGGCGAACTGCTGCACATGCCGGACTACCCGCAGGAGGGGGCGGTCCGCGGCGGCCACATCCCCGGCGCCGCGAGCGTCCCGTGGGCCCGCGCGGCGAACGAGGACGGAACCTTCAAGTCCCGGGCCGAGCTGTCCGCGATCTACGAGGACGAGCAGGGCCTGTCGAAGGACGAGCCGGTCGTCGCCTACTGCCGGATCGGCGAGCGCTCGAGCCACACCTGGTTCGTGCTGTCCTCTCTGCTCGGCTTCGAGAACGTCCGGAACTACGACGGCAGCTGGACCGAGTGGGGCAACTCCGTGCGGGTCCCGATCGTGCAGGGCTCGGAGCGAGGCGCGGCATGAGCGAGCCGTCGAGCGTGCGCGACCTGCCTTCCGAGCTGGCGGAGCTCGTCGAGGACTTCTCCGGCGTCGGCCCCAAGGACCGGCTCCAGCTCCTCCTCGAGCTTCTCCCGCGAGCTCCCCGCTGCCGGAGCGCTACGCGGACGCGGCGGACTCGATGGAGCAGGTGCACGAGTGCCAGTCGCCGCTGTTCCTCGCGGTCGAGGTGGAGCCGGAGGGAGACCGCACGGTCCGTCTCTTCTTCTCGGCCCCGCCCGAGGCCCCGACGACCCGGGGCTTCGCGTCGATCATGCACACCGGGCTGGACGGTGAGCCCGCCGCGGACGTCCTCGCCGTGCCGGACGACTTCTACACCGCGCTCGGCCTGGCCGAGGCCGTGAGCCCGCTGCGGCTGCGCGGGATGGCGGCGATGCTGTCCCGGATCAAGAAGCAGGTGCGGTCCGCGGTCGCCTGAACGAACCTCAAACCTTGGTCAAGAACGTTCCCTCGTGAGCCGGTCCGGTTCCATGCTGTGAGGCGTCTCATAGGAACGGCTCACCGGGGGGTGGTCGTAGTGGAGGTGTTCACCGCAGGGGACGCGTTGGCGGCTCAGGGAGACACCTGGGGGATCAGCGGGTCGACGTTCCTCGAGTTCTACGTGGTGCTGGCGGCGGCCGTGTGGATCGTGAGCAGCAGGGCCCGGCGCAGGCTCGCAGCCGGCGGCCCGGACCTGGTGACCGGCCTCGAGTCGCGCCCGCACGACGTCGCCTACCTCAACGGCGGGCCCGATCTCGCCGTGTACTCCGCACTCAGCGCGATGAAGCTGAGCGGCACGATCCGCAGCAGCGGCAAGGGCCAGGTGCAGTCGTCCGTGCGGTCGCCCGTCACGGACGACCTGGAGCGCGCGGTGGCGTTCACCGCGTCCGCCCCGACGCCCCGGCACCGGCTGCGGTACCACGGCGTCGTCTCGACGGCGCTCGGCCGGATCGAGGACCGGCTGGTCCGCGAGGGCCTGCTGCTGTCCGAGGAGCAGCGCTCGGCAATCCGCCGGACCGGCCTGTGGATGCTGGCGGTCGCGGTGCTCGGTCTGTTCCGGCTGCTGGCCGGGCTGGCCAACGCCCGGCCCGTCGGGTTCCTCGTGATCGTGCTGCTGGGGGTCGGCGTCGTCACCGTCGTCGAGCTGGTGCGGGCCCCGCAGCGCAGCCGCGCCGGGGACCGCGCGCTCGCGGAGCTGCGCACCCGGCACCACGGCCTGTCGCCCACGATGAAGCCGGACTGGGTCGCCTACGGTGCGGGGGCCGCGGCACTCGGCGTCGGGCTCTACGGCACGGGCGCGCTCTGGGCGTCGGACCCGGCGTTCGCGGACGAGTTGGCCGTGCAGAAGGCCGCGGCCGGCTCGGGCTGGAGCGGGGACGGCGGTTCCTCCTGGAGCAGCGGCGGCGATTCGGGCGGGAGTTCGGGCGGCGGTGGATGTGGTGGGGGTGGCGGTGGCTGCGGCGGCTGAGCAGATCCCCGCGGCAGATTCCCGCGAGTCGGCACTGCCGGTCGCGCGAGTCGGCACCGGTGCCGTCGGCGTGACGGGCGTCGGCGTGGGCTGGCGGCCCGAGATCGCGGGCATCGTCGACGGCCTTCCCGGCCTCGGCTTCTGCGAGGTCATCGCCGAGTCGATCGCCCCCGCGGCTCCGTCCCGGGGGGTGACGGAGCTGCGGGGGCGCGGGGTCCCCGTGATCCCGCACGGGGTCCGCCTGGGCCTCGGCGACGCAGACGGGGTCCGGCCGCACCGGGTCGCGCACCTCGCGGCCTGCGCCGTCGCGGTCGAGGCGCCCCTGGTCAGCGAGCACGTCGCGTTTGTGCGGGGTGGCGGCCGGGAGGCCGGGCACCTACTGCCGGTGCCGCGCAGCCGCGAGGCACTGGACGTGCTCACCCGCAACATCCGGCGGGTGCAGGCGGAGCTGGACGTCCCGCTCGCGCTGGAGCCGATCGCCGCCCTGTTCGACTGGCCGGACGACGAGTTCGGCGAGCCGGACTTCCTCACCGAGCTGCTGGACCGGAGCGGCGCGCTGCTGCTCCTGGACGTCGCGAACCTGTACGCGAACGCGGTCAACCGCGGGCAGGACCCGTCGGCCGTCCTCGACCGGATGCCGCTCGACCGCGTGGCGTACGTGCACGTCGCGGGCGGGGCCGAGCACGACGGCCTCTACCACGACACCCACACCGACCCCGTGCCCGCGCCGGTCCTCCGCCTGCTCGACGAGCTGCGGGACCGCGCCCGGCCGCCCGCGGTGATGCTGGAACGGGACGGCCGGTACCCGCCGATGGCCGAGCTGCACGCCGAGCTGGACGCGATCGCGGACAGCACCGGGTTCGCGCGGGTCACATGAACCCCGGTCACCGCCGCACGGGCGATCTCGCGGCCCGGCAGGCCGCGCTCGTCGAGGCGCTCGTCGCGGGCGGTCCGGACCCCGCGGGCTTCGACGTGGCGCGGCTGGCCGCGACCCGGACGGCGTTGCTGCGCAAGCGGGCGGGCGAGACCGCGAAGCTGTGGCCGCTGCTGGCGGCGAGCCACGGGAACCGCTGGCAGGCGACCTTCGCGGCGCACGCGGCGGGGCGCGGAGGCGTCGGGGCCCTGCGGGACGGCTGGGACCTGGCGCGGGCGCTGCGCGCGGCCGGCACCCTGCCGGGATCCGCCGCGGACGAGCTCGCCGAGCGCGATGCCGGCTGGCGCTACGACGGCGCGAGCCCTCCCCGTCGACGGCGGCGCGCCCGACTGAAGGCGCTCGCCGGCAACGCGCTCGGACGACTGCGCGGTTGAACCACGCGCACCCGGGGAAGTCGGATCCCGAACGATGAGTCAGCAAGGCCACACACCCGTGGTCTGCGGTCCCCGGTGGTCCAACTCCTACACTCGCCGGTAACCGATGCGCCGGCGCAGCGTTCTCCTGCCGGCCTGCCCGTGACCGAGGAGAGAAGATCGTGCCCCCACTGCGCAAAGTTCTCGTCGCCAACCGCGGAGAGATCGCCGTCCGGGTGATCCGCGCCGCGAAGGACGCAGGCCTTGCCAGTGTCGCCGTGTACGCGGACCCGGACCGTGACGCCCTGTTCGTCCGGCTCGCGGACGAGGCGTTCGCCCTGGGCGGCACCACGGCGGCGGAGTCGTACCTGGACTTCGACAAGGTCATCGGCGCTGCGAAGCAGGCCGACGCGGACGCGATCCACCCCGGCTACGGCTTCCTGAGCGAGAACGCGGACTTCGCGCAGGCGGTGATCGACGCCGGGATCACCTGGATCGGCCCGTCGCCGCAGTCGATCCGCGACCTCGGGGACAAGGTCACCGCCCGGCACATCGCCACCCGTGCGGGCGCCCCGCTCGTCCCCGGCACGAACGACCCGGTGTCCGGCGCGGACGAGGTGATCGAGTTCGCCAAGGAGCACGGCCTGCCCGTCGCGATCAAGGCGGCGTTCGGCGGCGGCGGCCGCGGCATGAAGGTCGCGCGCGAGGAGAAGGAGATCGCCGAGCTCTACGACTCGGCGGTCCGCGAGGCCACCTCGGCGTTCGGCCGCGGGGAGTGCTTCGTCGAGCGCTACCTGGACAAGCCCCGCCACGTCGAGACCCAGGTCCTGGCCGACCAGCACGGCAACGTGATCGTCGTCGGGACCCGGGACTGCTCCTTGCAGCGCCGGTTCCAGAAGCTGGTCGAGGAGGCGCCCGCGCCGTTCCTGACCGAGGAGCAGCGCAAGACGCTGTACACGGCGTCGAAGGCCATCGTGAAGGAGGCCGGCTACTACGGCGCCGGCACGGTCGAGTTCCTGATCGGCCAGGACGGCCTGATCACCTTCCTCGAGGTCAACACCCGGCTGCAGGTCGAGCACCCGGTGTCGGAGGAGACCTCCGGGCTGGACCTGGTGCGCGAGCAGTTCCGCATCGCCGAGGGCCTCGAGCTCAACCTGACCGAGGACCCGGAGCCGCGCGGGCACTCCATCGAGTTCCGGATCAACGGCGAGGACGCCGGCCGCAACTTCCTGCCCGCCCCCGGCACCGTCGAGTCGATCGCGTACCCGGCCGGCCCGGGCGTGCGCGTCGACGCCGGTGTGGAGGTCGGGTCCGTCGTCGGCGGCAACTTCGACTCGCTGCTGGCCAAGCTGATCGTCACCGGCTCGGACCGCGCGCAGGCCCTCGAGCGGTCCCGCCGCGCGCTGGCGGAGTTCCAGGTCGGCGGCATGGCGACCGTGCTGGAGTTCCACCGGCTCGTGGTGGAGGACCCGGCGTTCACCGCGGCGGAGGAGAAGGACTTCCTCGTCCACACCCGCTGGATCGAGACCGAGTGGGACAACACCGTCCCTCCGTTCGAGGGCGGCGCCGGGGCGGACGAGGAGACGGCGCCGCGGCAGTCCGTCGTCGTCGAGGTCGGCGGACGGCGCCTGGAGGTCTCCCTGCCCGGCGATCTCGCGCTCGGCGGCGGTAACGCCGGCGGCGGGGCGTCGGGGAAGGCCCCGCGCAAGCGCTCCGGGAAGGGCGGGGGCACGAAGGTCTCCGGCGACGCCGTGACCGCGCCGATGCAGGGCACGATCATCAAGGTCGCGGTCTCCGACGGCGACCAGGTCTCCGCCGGCGACCTGATCGTGGTGCTCGAGGCGATGAAGATGGAGAACCCCGTCACCGCCCACAAGGACGGCACCGTCACCGGCCTCTCCGCCGAGACGGGCTCCTCGATCACCCAGGGCACCGTCG is a window of Pseudonocardia sp. T1-2H DNA encoding:
- the ptsP gene encoding phosphoenolpyruvate--protein phosphotransferase — protein: MAAPITAVAARVVAGRGVSPGAVRAPLVRLGPPVVTSPDDPAGVDPAAEARRVREALTAVAADLERRARNAEGVSADVLTTTAAMALDPALADAAERHLAAGAPTGHAVTLAVEEFCGRLEAVGGYLAERVADLRDIGARTVAQLTGLTMPGIPAPGYPVVMAARDLSPADTASLPGGDVVGLLTEEGGPTSHTAILARALGIPAVVGCPASAQIPEGTLVLLDGTTGTVQLAPPAGAAAVPATSAPEAAAGPGHTADGTPVALLSNIGTVADAELAAMTPTEGVGLFRTEFLFPKRADRPTEAEQAATYAAVLRAFGERRVVVRTLDAGSDKPLPFLPLGPEENPALGVRGLRTARAHPEVLDDQLRALAAAAEAAGRELDVMAPMVSTAEEAARFADRARGFGLSRVGVMIEVPAAALRARELLDVVDFVSIGTNDLGQYVMAADRQSGALGDLLDPWQPALLDLVAAVGEAGRAAGRPVGVCGEAAADPLLAAVLVGLGATSLSTAARARPAVHAELARFTRLDCLRLAERVRSARGAGAARAAARAFRDERA
- a CDS encoding HPr family phosphocarrier protein — translated: MPSRTVTVASRVGLHARPAAVFTRAAAAASVQVTLAVAGKDPVNAASVLGVMTLGVECGQEVTLAAEGEGADGALDSLAALLATDLDA
- a CDS encoding PTS transporter subunit EIIC gives rise to the protein MSAPATAVPAAPPKKRSGLAGLQRLGRSLMLPIAALPAAGLLLRLGQDDLLGGVGSLKQVAAVLSAAGGALFDNLPLIFALGIAIGWARKADGSTALAAVVGYVVLDGVFTAMSPLVLDGVLDSKGEQAVVNYGVLGGIVTGLLSAILWQRFYRTKLPTFLGFFNGRRLVPILTAVTMMVVAVLLSLIYPLFNTGLTALGNAVNANTVVGGGVYGVANRLLVPLGLHHILNSVVWFILGDFNGTHGDLNRFFAGDPTAGTFMTGFFPIMMFALPAAALAIWHEARPGQRKLVGGIMISVALTSFLTGITEPLEYSFVYVAWPLYLIHAILTGTSLALVNALGIHDGFTFSAGALDYLVNFGQATKPLWLIPIGLAYAVVYYLLFRFVIRRWNLRTPGREEETEETAENAATAVAETTVVETTGPRPAEPGAQA
- a CDS encoding glucose PTS transporter subunit EIIB, producing MAKADDIVAGLGGAANITELEACITRLRTEVEDPTLVDEAALKRCGAHGVLVAGQVVQVVVGPEADTLADDIRDIL
- a CDS encoding PTS sugar transporter subunit IIA; translation: MSLEVVSPVAGEVVGLAAVPDQVFSDELVGAGTAVEPPAAEGRIEVVAPVAGALVKVHPHAFVVLGAEGVGVLVHLGIDTVELLGEGFELLRAEGDTVERGTPVVAFDPAAVRRRGLSAVCPVVVLDTAPGAVTGTVGAQVRPGDPLFTYGS
- a CDS encoding HAD family hydrolase, translating into MSGPAIRCEPVIAPGSPVLFDMDGTLVLSEHVHRRVWERFFADWRMDVDEATYARTYLGRRAGDVLTQVDGPWRGTDVRGVLAGLAAHSHELAGEVEAVGGARDLVRELHRRGHRIAVVTSAGREWARRVLGDVLGLADALELVVTAEDVSVGKPSPEGYLTACRLLAVDPACCAAVEDSPSGVQALAAAGVGTIIGVTTSSPAAALRGAGAGLTVPDLRPEALLYG
- a CDS encoding Maf family protein, with the protein product MRLVLASASPARLSVLRAAGLDPAVSVSDVDEDALLAAVPDATAAEKVTTLAGAKATTVARRLDGPDALDSIVIGCDSMLHIDGELVGKPKDVDTARDRWRSMAGRSGELVTGHAVLRVVDGEIDRAAEGHAVTVVRFGTPTDAELEAYLGTGEPLAVAGAFTLDGLGGWFVDGIDGDPSNVIGISLPLVRRLLAGVGVSPVDLWDHP
- a CDS encoding sulfurtransferase, yielding MAAPIDQDPKFAEYAHPERLVSTSWLAEHLDAPDLAVVECDEDVLLYDTGHIPGAVKLDWHTELNDTVTRDYVDPEKFALLCGERGIARETTVVFYGDKNNWWATYALWVFRLFGHPDVRILDGGRAKWIAEGRELTTEPPKPTPVEYPIVERDDIAIRAFKEDVIDHLEQLRSGAGALVDVRSPGEYSGELLHMPDYPQEGAVRGGHIPGAASVPWARAANEDGTFKSRAELSAIYEDEQGLSKDEPVVAYCRIGERSSHTWFVLSSLLGFENVRNYDGSWTEWGNSVRVPIVQGSERGAA
- a CDS encoding SufE family protein; amino-acid sequence: MEQVHECQSPLFLAVEVEPEGDRTVRLFFSAPPEAPTTRGFASIMHTGLDGEPAADVLAVPDDFYTALGLAEAVSPLRLRGMAAMLSRIKKQVRSAVA
- a CDS encoding TIGR04222 domain-containing membrane protein, encoding MEVFTAGDALAAQGDTWGISGSTFLEFYVVLAAAVWIVSSRARRRLAAGGPDLVTGLESRPHDVAYLNGGPDLAVYSALSAMKLSGTIRSSGKGQVQSSVRSPVTDDLERAVAFTASAPTPRHRLRYHGVVSTALGRIEDRLVREGLLLSEEQRSAIRRTGLWMLAVAVLGLFRLLAGLANARPVGFLVIVLLGVGVVTVVELVRAPQRSRAGDRALAELRTRHHGLSPTMKPDWVAYGAGAAALGVGLYGTGALWASDPAFADELAVQKAAAGSGWSGDGGSSWSSGGDSGGSSGGGGCGGGGGGCGG
- a CDS encoding DUF692 domain-containing protein — its product is MPVARVGTGAVGVTGVGVGWRPEIAGIVDGLPGLGFCEVIAESIAPAAPSRGVTELRGRGVPVIPHGVRLGLGDADGVRPHRVAHLAACAVAVEAPLVSEHVAFVRGGGREAGHLLPVPRSREALDVLTRNIRRVQAELDVPLALEPIAALFDWPDDEFGEPDFLTELLDRSGALLLLDVANLYANAVNRGQDPSAVLDRMPLDRVAYVHVAGGAEHDGLYHDTHTDPVPAPVLRLLDELRDRARPPAVMLERDGRYPPMAELHAELDAIADSTGFARVT
- a CDS encoding acetyl/propionyl/methylcrotonyl-CoA carboxylase subunit alpha, with the protein product MPPLRKVLVANRGEIAVRVIRAAKDAGLASVAVYADPDRDALFVRLADEAFALGGTTAAESYLDFDKVIGAAKQADADAIHPGYGFLSENADFAQAVIDAGITWIGPSPQSIRDLGDKVTARHIATRAGAPLVPGTNDPVSGADEVIEFAKEHGLPVAIKAAFGGGGRGMKVAREEKEIAELYDSAVREATSAFGRGECFVERYLDKPRHVETQVLADQHGNVIVVGTRDCSLQRRFQKLVEEAPAPFLTEEQRKTLYTASKAIVKEAGYYGAGTVEFLIGQDGLITFLEVNTRLQVEHPVSEETSGLDLVREQFRIAEGLELNLTEDPEPRGHSIEFRINGEDAGRNFLPAPGTVESIAYPAGPGVRVDAGVEVGSVVGGNFDSLLAKLIVTGSDRAQALERSRRALAEFQVGGMATVLEFHRLVVEDPAFTAAEEKDFLVHTRWIETEWDNTVPPFEGGAGADEETAPRQSVVVEVGGRRLEVSLPGDLALGGGNAGGGASGKAPRKRSGKGGGTKVSGDAVTAPMQGTIIKVAVSDGDQVSAGDLIVVLEAMKMENPVTAHKDGTVTGLSAETGSSITQGTVVCEIKE